The following proteins are encoded in a genomic region of Lactiplantibacillus plantarum:
- the lepB gene encoding signal peptidase I: MKTFKSIMSWVLPIVVGLLVAMVIRHFIFTMVRVDGPSMEPNLDDNERVAVVKTAKIQHLSVIVFNAYQVDPDARSKTVKYVKRVIGMPGDTVKSEDGRLYVNGKLVPQKFISQYERTQGTTNWDLSTLENRYSWNLKTTKVPKHSYFVLGDHRSVSNDSRYWGFVPANKVLGVVKVPFWDSNKTKRHNINSISY; encoded by the coding sequence ATGAAAACTTTTAAGAGTATTATGAGCTGGGTACTACCAATTGTAGTGGGGTTACTCGTCGCCATGGTGATCAGGCACTTTATTTTTACGATGGTTCGGGTGGATGGACCGTCAATGGAACCTAACTTAGATGACAATGAGCGCGTCGCCGTGGTCAAGACAGCTAAGATTCAGCACCTCAGTGTCATCGTTTTTAACGCCTATCAAGTTGATCCAGACGCACGCTCCAAGACGGTCAAATATGTCAAACGAGTGATCGGAATGCCCGGTGATACAGTTAAATCTGAAGACGGCCGACTCTATGTCAATGGCAAGCTTGTCCCGCAGAAGTTCATCAGTCAGTATGAGCGGACGCAGGGAACGACAAATTGGGATTTGAGTACGCTGGAGAACCGTTACAGTTGGAATCTGAAAACAACTAAGGTCCCTAAGCATTCGTACTTTGTGTTAGGTGATCATCGGTCAGTGTCAAATGATAGTCGTTACTGGGGATTTGTCCCAGCCAATAAGGTATTGGGCGTGGTCAAAGTGCCATTTTGGGACTCGAATAAAACTAAGCGCCATAATATTAATTCAATTAGTTACTGA